One part of the Anaeromyxobacter sp. Fw109-5 genome encodes these proteins:
- a CDS encoding Calx-beta domain-containing protein has protein sequence MPLTQQHRRGASTVLLVIALACGIEASNDHGNDALVPVPTKPGVPSGPPISDTITPEGGTLSAADGAISISFPAGAVASPTEFTITPITNTARGAVAGAFRLGPEGASFTAPVTITFKGPEQYPIGTSIDNVGVESQDRNGFWMKVGPATRDLGANTISVKTTHFSDWTVTWQTGEPLADGPIRLAQNLNVPFDAQGRATVYLRDESTSLTTYVLAGTLTVPATMTLGTETCVPDQTTKSWANAAEIDKVRSVFRWGTGVGWTLTCTGTDGRVTTRFMPAVFDTMGINLARCAGTFDPGQYAEKDFIRGAYTADCGAEGGVRGTWDLRGHQVLVNPTSGLVTTEAGGTATFDVVLNKPPAADVVVGLSSSDTTEGTVSSPSITFTPSNWSTPQVVTVTGANDWVDDDDVAYTIVTAPATSSDPRYHGIDPADVEFTNTDDDTAGLAPSPTTGLVTTEAGGTATFQLALTSEPLADVVVALTSSDTTEGTVTASVTFTPANWNVAQTVTVTGVNDFVDEGDIGYSIALSSSSTDPKYQGLTGSVSATNTDDDTAELLPSPSTGLVTAEPDGTTTFGLTLGSEPLADVVVTLASSDTTEGTVAPVSVTFTATNWNVPQSVTVAAKDDFVADGPIAYAVNLSATSSDPLYNGLTAAASLTNADDDVAGFAATPSTGLVTTEAGGTASFGLALTSEPLAEVVVALASSDTTEGTVAPATVTFTAANWNVPQPVTITGVDDLVADGAIAYAVTLAGASTDPGYGGRAWAVAVENADNDVAGIAVGAPSATSTSEVGGAAVFTVVLTSQPTSDVTVPITSSDPTEGTVAPAPLVFTTTNWNVPQTVTVTGADDFVADGDQTYLVAIGPATSADPGYAGRPGDPADLTFTNTDDDVAGIAVGAPSAPSTSEAGTSATFTVALTSQPTSDVTVPVSSSDATEGTIAPASLVFTASNWSVAQTVTVTGVDDAVDDGDQTYQAAIGPATSADAGYAGRDPADLTFTNIDDDAAGLVASPSTGLVTTEAGGTASFQLTLASQPTADVVVAVSSSASTEGTVAPATVTFTATNWNAAQTVTVTGVDDAVADGAVAYTVNLSATSTDPGYNTRTGAVSVTNSNDDAAGIAVSAPSGLYTSEAGVSITFTVALTSQPTSDVTVPVSSSDITEGTVAPASLLFTAANWNTPQTVTVTGVDDVLDDGDQLFSALVGAAISSDPGYSGIDPNDVTLTNTDDDTAGLVASPSTGLVTNEGGGTASFQVTLASQPLADVVVAVSSSDATEGTVAPATVTFTAASWNLPQTVTITGVDDAVADGAIPYTVSLASTSTDALYNGAVGTVSVTNDDDDAAGLVASPSTGLTTTEAGGTASFQVTLASQPVADVVIALASSDTTEGTVSPATVTFTAANWNVAQSVTVAGVDDASVDGAIAYAVSLSATSTDGQYAGRTGTVSLTNTDDDAAGLVASPSAGLVTSEPAVAASFQLRLSSQPSADVVIALSSSDPTEGAVAPGSVTFTSANWNVAQTVTVTGVDDAVADGAIAYAVNLSATSTDALYGGLTSAVSVTNGDDDLAGIAVGAPSATSTSEAGTSATFTVVLTSQPTATVTVPVASSDTTEGTVAPASLVFTATNWNVAQTVTVTGVDDAAVDGNQSYLAAIGPATSADAGYAGKDPADLTFTNTDNDAVGLAASPSTGLTTTEAGGTASFQLTLTSQPSADVVVAVSSSDSTEGTVAPATVTFTVANWNVAQTVAVTGVDDAVADGAIAYAVNLSATSTDTLYDGATRAVPVTNTDDDAAGIAVGAPSATATSEAGTSATFTVVLTSQPTASVTVPVSSSDTTEGTVAPASLVFTTANWNAPQTVTVTGVDDAAVDGDQSYLAALGPATSADAAYAGRDPADLTFTNTDNDVAGLIASPSTGLVTTEAGGTASFQLTLASQPSADVVVALSSSDTTEGTVAPATVTFTAGNWNSAQTVTVTGVDDAVVDGAIAYAVNLSATSTDPGYGGRIGSVSATNNDNDAAGITVGTPSATSTSEAGTSATFTVVLTSEPTSAVTVPVSSTDTTEGTVAPATLVFTATNWNAPQTVTVTGVDDPAVDGDQTYRAAIGPATSADPGYAGSDPADLTFTNTDNDAAGLVASPATGLTTTEAGGSASFQLSLSSQPSADVVVAVSSSDASEGTVAPASVTFTSANWNTAQTVTVTGVDDAVADGPITYAVNLSATSTDSLYNGAVRTVSVTNADDDAAGIAVSPASGLFTSEAGLQVTFTVVLASQPTASVTVPITSGDLTEGTVAPAPLTFTAANWNVAQTVTVTGVDDLVDDGDQLFTVLVGASSSADPSYNGVDPGDITLTNTDDDTAALVASPTTGLMTTEAGGTASFQVALATQPLADVVVALSSSDATEGTVAPASVTFTAANWSTAQTVTITGADDALADGAIAYAVNLSATSTDPGYGGRTGSVSVTNGDNDAAGIAVGAPSATTTSEAGAFATFTVVLTSQPTADVTVPVSSNDTTEGTVAPASLLFTASNWSVPQTVTVTGVDDLVADGSQTYQAAIGPATSADPGYAGKDPADLTFTNTDDDVAGIAVGAPSATSTSETRTSATFTVVLTSQPTADVTVPVSSTDPTEGTVAPASLLFTAANWSVPQTVTVTGVDDLVADGSQTYRAAIGPATSSDAGYAGRDPADLTFTNTDDDVAGIAVGAPSATTTSEAGASATFTVVLTSQPTAEVTVPVSSSDTTEGAVAPASLVFTAANWSVAQTVTVTGVNDAVDDGDQTYQVAIGPATSSDAGYAGKDPADLTFTNTDDDAAGLVASPSTGLTTSEPAGTASFQLTLSSQPLADVVVAVSSSDPTEGTVAPASVTFTTANWNAAQTVTVTGVDDAVADGPIAYAVNLSATSTDPGYGGRTGSVSVTNADDDAAGIAVSAPSGLSTSEAGLQVTFTVVLTSEPTSDVTVPITSSDPTEGTVAPAPLTFTAANWNVAQTVTVTGVDDLVNDGDQLYTVLVGAATSLDGSYSGIDPGDISLTNTDDDAAGQLMASPSTGLVTTEAGGTATFQLTLSSPPSADVVVSLTSSNPGEGTVAPAAVTFTPADWNLAQTVTVTGVDDALPDGPIAYAVNLSAASTDPLYSVASATVSLTNADNDGGPAPLAIK, from the coding sequence ATGCCCTTGACTCAGCAGCACCGCCGTGGCGCCTCGACGGTGCTGCTGGTCATCGCGCTCGCGTGTGGCATCGAAGCATCGAACGATCACGGGAACGACGCGCTCGTTCCCGTACCCACCAAGCCCGGCGTTCCGTCCGGCCCGCCCATCTCGGACACGATCACGCCGGAGGGAGGGACGCTCTCGGCCGCGGACGGCGCGATCTCCATCTCGTTCCCGGCCGGTGCCGTCGCCTCCCCGACCGAGTTCACGATCACGCCGATCACGAACACGGCGCGTGGCGCCGTCGCCGGCGCCTTCCGCCTCGGGCCCGAGGGCGCGAGCTTCACCGCCCCCGTCACGATCACGTTCAAGGGGCCGGAGCAATATCCGATCGGCACCAGCATCGACAACGTCGGCGTCGAGTCCCAGGATCGGAACGGATTCTGGATGAAGGTGGGGCCCGCGACGCGAGATCTCGGCGCGAACACCATCAGCGTCAAGACGACTCACTTCAGCGATTGGACCGTCACCTGGCAGACGGGAGAGCCGCTGGCGGACGGACCGATCCGCCTCGCGCAGAACCTCAACGTGCCCTTCGACGCCCAGGGCCGGGCGACGGTCTACCTCCGGGACGAATCCACGTCGCTCACGACGTACGTGCTGGCCGGCACGCTCACCGTCCCCGCGACGATGACGCTGGGGACCGAGACCTGCGTCCCCGACCAGACCACGAAGTCCTGGGCGAACGCCGCCGAGATCGACAAGGTGAGGTCCGTGTTCCGCTGGGGCACCGGCGTGGGCTGGACGTTGACGTGCACCGGGACCGACGGCCGCGTGACGACGCGGTTCATGCCCGCCGTGTTCGACACGATGGGTATCAACCTCGCCCGGTGCGCCGGGACCTTCGACCCGGGCCAGTACGCCGAGAAGGACTTCATCCGCGGCGCTTACACCGCGGACTGCGGTGCCGAGGGAGGGGTCAGGGGTACGTGGGATCTGCGCGGCCACCAGGTCCTCGTGAACCCGACGTCCGGCCTGGTGACCACCGAGGCGGGCGGAACGGCCACGTTCGACGTCGTCCTGAACAAGCCGCCGGCCGCCGACGTCGTGGTGGGGCTCTCGAGCAGCGACACGACCGAGGGCACGGTCTCGTCTCCGAGCATCACCTTCACGCCGTCCAACTGGAGCACGCCGCAGGTCGTGACCGTCACGGGCGCGAACGACTGGGTCGACGACGACGACGTGGCGTACACGATCGTGACCGCGCCCGCGACGAGCAGCGACCCGCGTTACCACGGCATCGACCCCGCCGACGTGGAGTTCACGAACACCGACGACGACACGGCGGGGCTCGCGCCGAGCCCGACGACGGGCCTGGTCACCACGGAGGCGGGGGGCACGGCGACGTTCCAGCTGGCGCTGACGTCCGAGCCGCTCGCCGACGTGGTCGTCGCGCTGACGAGCAGCGACACCACCGAGGGCACGGTCACGGCGAGCGTCACCTTCACGCCGGCGAACTGGAACGTGGCCCAGACCGTGACCGTCACCGGCGTGAACGACTTCGTGGACGAGGGCGACATCGGGTACTCGATCGCGCTGTCCTCGAGCAGCACCGACCCCAAGTACCAGGGGCTCACCGGCAGCGTCTCGGCGACGAACACCGACGACGACACGGCGGAGCTCCTCCCCAGCCCGTCGACGGGCCTGGTCACGGCCGAGCCGGACGGGACGACGACCTTCGGCCTGACGCTCGGCTCGGAGCCGCTCGCGGACGTGGTGGTGACGCTGGCGAGCAGCGACACGACCGAGGGCACCGTCGCGCCCGTGAGCGTGACGTTCACGGCGACGAACTGGAACGTGCCGCAGAGCGTGACGGTCGCCGCGAAGGACGACTTCGTGGCGGACGGCCCGATCGCCTACGCCGTGAACCTGTCCGCGACGAGCTCGGACCCGCTGTACAACGGCCTGACCGCGGCCGCGTCCCTGACCAACGCGGACGACGACGTGGCGGGCTTCGCGGCCACCCCGTCGACGGGTTTGGTGACCACCGAGGCGGGCGGGACGGCGAGCTTCGGGCTGGCGCTGACCTCGGAGCCGCTCGCCGAGGTGGTGGTGGCGCTGGCGAGCAGCGACACCACCGAGGGCACCGTCGCGCCTGCGACCGTGACGTTCACGGCGGCGAACTGGAACGTGCCGCAGCCCGTGACGATCACCGGGGTGGACGACCTCGTGGCCGACGGCGCGATCGCGTACGCCGTGACCCTCGCCGGGGCGAGCACGGATCCCGGCTACGGCGGCCGCGCCTGGGCCGTGGCGGTCGAGAACGCCGACAACGACGTGGCCGGGATCGCCGTCGGTGCTCCGAGCGCCACCTCGACCTCCGAGGTGGGCGGGGCCGCTGTCTTCACGGTGGTGCTGACCTCGCAGCCGACGTCGGACGTGACGGTCCCGATCACCTCGAGCGACCCCACGGAGGGCACGGTCGCCCCCGCGCCGCTGGTGTTCACCACGACCAACTGGAACGTGCCGCAGACGGTGACGGTCACGGGCGCCGACGACTTCGTCGCGGACGGCGACCAGACCTACCTGGTCGCGATCGGGCCGGCGACCAGCGCCGACCCGGGTTACGCCGGCAGGCCCGGCGATCCGGCGGACCTCACCTTCACGAACACGGACGACGACGTGGCGGGGATCGCGGTCGGCGCGCCGAGCGCCCCCTCGACGTCCGAGGCGGGGACGTCCGCCACCTTCACGGTGGCGCTGACCTCGCAGCCCACCTCCGACGTGACGGTCCCGGTCTCCTCGAGCGACGCCACGGAGGGCACGATCGCCCCCGCGTCGCTGGTGTTCACGGCGAGCAACTGGAGCGTGGCGCAGACGGTGACGGTCACCGGCGTCGACGACGCGGTGGACGACGGCGACCAGACCTACCAGGCCGCGATCGGGCCGGCGACGAGCGCCGACGCGGGGTACGCCGGGAGGGATCCGGCGGACCTCACCTTCACGAACATCGACGACGACGCGGCGGGGCTCGTGGCGAGCCCGTCGACGGGCCTCGTGACGACCGAGGCAGGCGGGACGGCGAGCTTCCAGCTCACGCTGGCGTCGCAGCCGACCGCCGACGTGGTGGTCGCGGTGTCGAGCAGCGCCTCCACGGAGGGTACCGTCGCCCCCGCCACCGTGACCTTCACGGCCACCAACTGGAACGCGGCGCAGACCGTGACGGTCACCGGGGTGGACGACGCGGTGGCGGACGGTGCGGTCGCGTACACCGTGAACCTGTCCGCGACGAGCACGGACCCGGGCTACAACACCCGCACCGGCGCGGTGTCGGTGACGAACAGCAACGACGACGCGGCCGGGATCGCGGTGAGCGCTCCGAGCGGGCTGTACACCTCGGAGGCGGGGGTCTCAATCACCTTCACGGTGGCGCTGACCTCGCAGCCGACGTCGGACGTGACGGTCCCGGTGTCCTCGAGCGACATCACGGAGGGCACGGTCGCCCCGGCTTCCCTGCTGTTCACGGCGGCCAACTGGAACACGCCGCAGACCGTGACGGTCACGGGCGTCGACGACGTGCTGGACGACGGCGATCAGCTCTTCTCCGCCCTCGTCGGCGCGGCGATCAGCTCGGACCCGGGCTACTCCGGGATCGACCCGAACGACGTCACCCTGACGAACACGGACGACGACACGGCGGGGCTCGTGGCGAGCCCGTCGACCGGCCTCGTGACGAACGAGGGGGGCGGGACGGCGAGCTTCCAGGTGACGCTGGCGTCGCAGCCGCTCGCCGACGTGGTGGTCGCTGTGTCGAGCAGCGACGCGACCGAGGGCACCGTCGCGCCTGCGACCGTGACGTTCACGGCGGCGAGCTGGAACCTGCCGCAGACCGTGACGATCACGGGGGTCGACGACGCGGTGGCGGACGGCGCGATCCCGTACACCGTGAGCCTGGCCTCGACGAGCACGGACGCCCTGTACAACGGGGCTGTCGGGACCGTGTCCGTCACGAACGACGACGACGACGCGGCAGGGCTCGTGGCGAGCCCGTCGACGGGCCTGACGACGACCGAGGCGGGCGGGACGGCGAGCTTCCAGGTGACGCTGGCCTCGCAGCCGGTCGCCGACGTGGTGATCGCGCTCGCGAGCAGCGACACGACGGAGGGCACCGTGTCCCCTGCGACCGTGACGTTCACGGCGGCCAACTGGAACGTGGCGCAGAGCGTGACGGTCGCCGGAGTGGATGACGCCTCGGTGGACGGCGCGATCGCCTACGCCGTGAGCCTGTCCGCGACGAGCACGGACGGTCAGTACGCCGGGCGTACCGGCACGGTGTCGCTGACGAACACCGACGACGACGCGGCGGGGCTCGTGGCGAGCCCGTCGGCGGGCCTGGTGACGAGCGAGCCGGCCGTGGCGGCGAGCTTCCAGCTCAGGCTGTCGTCGCAGCCGAGCGCCGACGTGGTGATCGCGCTCTCGAGCAGCGACCCGACCGAGGGCGCCGTGGCGCCTGGGAGCGTGACGTTCACCTCGGCCAACTGGAACGTGGCGCAGACGGTGACGGTCACCGGGGTGGACGACGCGGTGGCGGACGGCGCGATCGCGTACGCCGTGAACCTGTCGGCGACGAGCACGGACGCCCTGTACGGCGGGCTCACGAGCGCGGTGTCGGTGACGAACGGCGACGACGACCTGGCGGGGATCGCGGTCGGCGCGCCGAGCGCCACCTCGACGTCCGAGGCCGGGACGTCCGCCACCTTCACGGTGGTGCTGACCTCGCAGCCGACGGCGACGGTGACGGTCCCGGTGGCCTCGAGCGACACGACGGAAGGCACTGTCGCGCCTGCGTCGCTGGTGTTCACGGCGACGAACTGGAACGTGGCGCAGACCGTGACGGTCACGGGCGTCGACGACGCGGCGGTGGACGGCAACCAGAGCTACCTGGCCGCGATCGGGCCCGCGACGAGCGCCGACGCGGGGTACGCCGGAAAGGATCCGGCGGACCTCACCTTCACGAACACGGACAACGACGCGGTGGGCCTCGCGGCGAGCCCGTCGACGGGCCTCACGACGACCGAGGCGGGCGGGACGGCGAGCTTCCAGCTCACGCTGACGTCGCAGCCGAGCGCCGACGTGGTGGTCGCGGTGTCGAGCAGCGACTCCACGGAGGGCACCGTCGCGCCCGCGACCGTGACCTTCACGGTCGCGAACTGGAACGTGGCGCAGACCGTGGCGGTCACCGGCGTGGACGACGCGGTGGCGGACGGCGCGATCGCCTACGCCGTGAACCTCTCCGCGACGAGCACGGACACCCTGTACGACGGGGCCACCCGGGCCGTGCCGGTGACGAACACTGACGACGACGCTGCGGGGATCGCGGTCGGCGCGCCGAGCGCCACCGCGACGTCCGAGGCCGGGACGTCCGCCACCTTCACGGTGGTGCTGACGTCGCAGCCGACGGCGAGCGTGACGGTCCCGGTGTCGTCGAGCGACACCACGGAGGGGACGGTCGCGCCTGCCTCGCTGGTGTTCACGACGGCCAACTGGAACGCGCCGCAGACCGTGACGGTGACGGGCGTCGACGACGCGGCGGTGGACGGCGATCAGAGCTACCTGGCCGCGCTCGGGCCGGCGACCAGCGCCGACGCGGCGTACGCCGGGAGGGATCCGGCGGACCTCACCTTCACGAACACGGACAACGACGTGGCGGGGCTGATCGCGAGCCCGTCGACGGGCCTCGTCACGACCGAGGCGGGCGGGACGGCGAGCTTCCAGCTGACGCTCGCGTCGCAGCCGAGCGCCGACGTGGTGGTCGCGCTCTCGAGCAGCGACACCACCGAGGGCACCGTCGCGCCTGCGACGGTGACCTTCACGGCGGGCAACTGGAACTCTGCGCAGACCGTGACGGTCACCGGAGTGGACGACGCGGTGGTGGACGGCGCGATCGCCTACGCCGTGAACCTGTCCGCGACGAGCACGGATCCCGGCTACGGCGGCCGAATCGGGTCGGTGTCGGCGACGAACAACGACAACGACGCGGCGGGGATCACGGTCGGCACGCCGAGCGCCACCTCGACGTCCGAAGCGGGGACGTCCGCCACCTTCACGGTGGTGCTGACCTCGGAGCCGACCTCGGCCGTGACGGTCCCGGTCTCCTCCACCGATACCACGGAGGGCACGGTCGCTCCCGCGACGCTGGTGTTCACGGCCACCAACTGGAACGCGCCGCAGACCGTGACGGTCACGGGCGTCGACGACCCTGCGGTGGACGGGGACCAGACCTACCGGGCCGCGATCGGGCCGGCGACGAGCGCCGACCCGGGCTACGCCGGGAGCGACCCGGCGGACCTCACCTTCACGAACACGGACAATGACGCGGCAGGGCTCGTGGCGAGCCCGGCCACGGGTCTGACGACGACCGAGGCAGGAGGGTCAGCGAGCTTCCAGCTCTCGCTGTCGTCGCAGCCGAGCGCCGACGTGGTGGTGGCGGTGTCGAGCAGCGACGCGTCGGAGGGTACCGTCGCGCCTGCGAGCGTGACGTTCACCTCGGCCAACTGGAACACGGCGCAGACCGTGACGGTCACCGGGGTGGACGACGCGGTGGCGGACGGTCCCATCACGTACGCCGTGAACCTGTCGGCGACGAGCACGGACTCCCTGTACAACGGGGCTGTCCGGACCGTGTCGGTCACGAACGCCGACGACGACGCGGCTGGGATCGCGGTGAGCCCCGCGAGCGGGTTGTTCACCTCCGAGGCAGGGCTCCAGGTCACGTTCACGGTGGTGCTCGCCTCGCAGCCGACGGCGAGCGTGACGGTTCCCATCACGTCGGGCGACCTCACCGAGGGCACGGTCGCCCCGGCGCCGCTGACGTTCACGGCGGCCAACTGGAACGTGGCCCAGACCGTGACGGTGACGGGCGTCGACGACCTGGTGGACGACGGCGACCAGCTCTTCACGGTCCTCGTCGGCGCGTCGAGCAGCGCGGACCCGAGCTACAACGGGGTCGATCCGGGCGACATCACCCTGACGAACACCGACGACGACACCGCGGCGCTCGTGGCGAGCCCGACGACGGGCCTCATGACGACCGAGGCGGGCGGGACGGCGAGCTTCCAGGTGGCGCTGGCGACGCAGCCGCTCGCGGACGTGGTGGTCGCGCTCTCGAGCAGCGACGCGACGGAGGGCACCGTCGCCCCTGCGAGCGTGACGTTCACGGCGGCCAACTGGAGCACCGCGCAGACGGTGACGATCACCGGCGCGGACGACGCGCTGGCGGACGGCGCGATCGCGTACGCCGTGAACCTGTCCGCGACGAGCACGGATCCTGGCTACGGTGGCCGCACCGGCTCGGTGTCGGTGACCAACGGCGACAACGACGCGGCGGGGATCGCGGTCGGCGCGCCGAGCGCCACCACGACGTCGGAGGCGGGGGCCTTCGCCACCTTCACGGTGGTGCTGACGTCGCAGCCGACCGCCGACGTGACGGTCCCGGTCTCCTCGAACGACACCACCGAGGGCACGGTCGCGCCTGCGTCGCTGCTGTTCACGGCGAGCAACTGGAGCGTGCCACAGACCGTGACGGTGACGGGGGTCGACGACCTCGTGGCAGACGGCAGCCAGACCTACCAGGCCGCGATCGGGCCGGCGACCAGCGCCGACCCGGGGTACGCCGGGAAGGATCCGGCCGATCTCACCTTCACGAACACGGACGACGACGTGGCGGGCATCGCGGTCGGCGCGCCGAGCGCCACCTCGACGTCCGAGACGCGCACGTCCGCCACCTTCACGGTGGTGCTGACGTCGCAGCCGACCGCGGACGTCACCGTCCCGGTCTCGTCGACCGACCCCACGGAAGGCACGGTCGCGCCTGCGTCGCTGCTGTTCACGGCGGCGAACTGGAGCGTGCCGCAGACCGTGACGGTGACGGGGGTCGACGACCTCGTGGCAGACGGCAGCCAGACCTACCGGGCCGCGATCGGGCCGGCGACGAGCTCCGACGCGGGGTACGCAGGCAGAGATCCGGCCGACCTCACCTTCACGAACACGGACGACGACGTGGCGGGCATCGCGGTCGGCGCGCCGAGCGCCACCACGACGTCGGAGGCGGGGGCCTCCGCCACCTTCACGGTGGTGCTGACGTCGCAGCCGACCGCGGAGGTGACGGTCCCGGTCTCGTCGAGCGACACCACGGAGGGCGCGGTCGCGCCCGCGTCGCTGGTGTTCACCGCGGCCAACTGGAGCGTCGCGCAGACGGTGACCGTGACGGGCGTGAACGACGCGGTGGACGACGGCGATCAGACCTACCAGGTCGCGATCGGGCCGGCCACGAGCTCCGACGCGGGCTACGCCGGGAAGGATCCGGCGGACCTCACCTTCACGAACACGGACGACGACGCGGCGGGGCTGGTGGCGAGCCCGTCGACGGGCCTGACGACGAGCGAGCCAGCCGGGACGGCGAGCTTCCAGCTGACGCTGTCGTCGCAGCCCCTCGCAGACGTGGTGGTGGCGGTGTCGAGCAGCGATCCGACGGAGGGCACCGTCGCGCCTGCGAGCGTGACGTTCACGACGGCGAACTGGAACGCGGCGCAGACCGTGACGGTCACCGGGGTGGACGACGCGGTGGCGGACGGACCGATCGCCTACGCCGTGAACCTCTCCGCGACGAGCACGGACCCGGGCTACGGCGGGCGTACCGGGTCGGTGTCGGTGACCAACGCCGACGACGACGCGGCGGGGATCGCGGTGAGCGCTCCGAGCGGGCTGTCCACCTCCGAGGCGGGGCTCCAGGTCACGTTCACGGTGGTGCTGACCTCGGAGCCGACGTCGGACGTGACGGTCCCGATCACGTCGAGCGACCCCACGGAGGGCACGGTCGCCCCGGCGCCGCTGACGTTCACGGCGGCGAACTGGAACGTGGCGCAGACCGTGACGGTCACGGGCGTCGACGACCTGGTGAACGACGGCGACCAGCTCTACACGGTCCTCGTCGGCGCGGCGACGAGCCTGGACGGGAGCTACAGCGGGATCGACCCGGGCGACATCTCCCTGACGAACACGGACGACGACGCCGCGGGACAGCTCATGGCGAGCCCGTCGACGGGCCTGGTGACGACCGAGGCGGGCGGGACGGCGACCTTCCAGCTGACGCTGTCGTCGCCGCCCAGCGCCGACGTGGTGGTCTCGCTGACGAGCAGTAACCCCGGCGAAGGCACCGTCGCGCCTGCGGCCGTGACCTTCACGCCCGCGGACTGGAACCTCGCGCAGACGGTGACGGTCACCGGGGTGGATGACGCGCTGCCTGACGGCCCGATCGCGTACGCCGTGAACCTGTCGGCGGCGAGCACGGACCCTCTGTACAGCGTGGCCAGCGCGACGGTGTCGCTGACGAACGCCGACAACGACGGGGGACCAGCCCCCTTGGCGATCAAGTAG
- a CDS encoding PrsW family glutamic-type intramembrane protease, which produces MGELLFFASCAASAVAWASLGARRAGDGRRSPIAYALFGGAAAFGLAVLAYEALAAAGVRVEWERLVRGELAVAIALAVAVGLVEEGAKLAGILLVVERGWRTSAVLGASAGVSAGFAALEALTTLHGAASPVALARVALGPAAHALLALPLGLAVAADGGAGRRPWATVAVGLAVSATLHATGDLSLARAPAGQLGYGLALLAAPLWVFVRARLAARSPAPGRRAMAAT; this is translated from the coding sequence ATGGGGGAGCTCCTCTTCTTCGCCAGCTGTGCCGCGTCGGCCGTGGCGTGGGCCTCGCTCGGGGCGCGCCGCGCCGGCGACGGTCGGCGCAGCCCGATCGCGTACGCGCTCTTCGGCGGGGCCGCGGCGTTCGGGCTCGCCGTGCTCGCCTATGAAGCGCTCGCGGCGGCGGGCGTTCGCGTCGAGTGGGAGCGGCTCGTCCGGGGCGAGCTCGCCGTGGCGATCGCGCTGGCCGTCGCGGTCGGCCTCGTCGAGGAGGGGGCGAAGCTCGCGGGGATCCTGCTCGTCGTGGAGCGCGGCTGGCGGACCTCGGCGGTGCTCGGGGCCTCCGCCGGCGTGTCGGCCGGGTTCGCCGCGCTCGAGGCGCTCACCACGCTGCACGGGGCGGCCTCGCCGGTCGCGCTCGCGCGCGTGGCGCTCGGCCCCGCCGCGCACGCCCTGCTCGCGCTGCCCCTCGGGCTGGCCGTCGCGGCGGACGGCGGAGCGGGACGCCGCCCCTGGGCGACCGTCGCGGTCGGCCTCGCCGTGTCGGCGACGCTGCACGCCACCGGAGATCTGAGCCTCGCGCGCGCGCCCGCGGGCCAGCTCGGCTACGGCCTCGCGCTCCTCGCGGCGCCGCTCTGGGTCTTCGTGCGCGCCCGCCTCGCGGCGCGGTCGCCCGCCCCCGGCCGCAGGGCGATGGCGGCTACCTGA
- a CDS encoding triacylglycerol lipase: MNGPHHLLLVPGFFGFANLGDFAYFGHVRDYLSEIGPALGVRGSVRVVPTVPTASLRVRAARLVESIAEAVDAEGGTVSVIGHSSGGLDARLVVTPEVSLPSPREVERYARAVRTVVSVSTPHHGTPVAHLFNSLLGQQVLRLLSLLTIYVLRAGRLPIGLGLRVARLLRRREAPPGSLVQQLMHELLADFSRDRRVEIESFFSSLGKDQDLVGQITPGSMDVFNAATQDRPGVRYGCVLTRARPPGLRSAIGAGLDPYAQTTHAVYVALYRIASRTPAERQPRLTRAQAAVLRRAYGWRTDVRANDGMVPTLSQLWGDVVHAAWADHLDVIGHFHHPTRVPPHFDWLTSGSGFDRAQFEQVWREVAAYVAAGVR, encoded by the coding sequence GTGAACGGGCCGCACCACCTCCTGCTCGTCCCCGGCTTCTTCGGGTTCGCGAACCTCGGCGACTTCGCCTACTTCGGGCACGTCCGCGACTACCTGTCGGAGATCGGTCCCGCGCTAGGCGTACGGGGCTCGGTCCGCGTGGTGCCGACCGTCCCCACGGCGTCCCTGCGGGTCCGCGCCGCGCGGCTCGTGGAGAGCATCGCCGAGGCGGTGGACGCGGAGGGCGGGACGGTCTCGGTGATCGGCCACTCGAGCGGCGGCCTCGACGCGCGGCTCGTCGTCACGCCCGAGGTGTCGCTCCCTTCGCCGCGCGAGGTGGAGCGCTACGCGCGCGCGGTCCGCACCGTCGTCAGCGTCTCGACGCCCCACCACGGCACGCCCGTGGCGCACCTCTTCAACAGCCTGCTCGGGCAGCAGGTGCTCCGGCTGCTGTCGCTGCTCACCATCTACGTGCTCCGCGCAGGGAGGCTCCCCATCGGCCTCGGGCTCCGCGTGGCCCGCCTCCTCCGCCGCCGCGAGGCCCCGCCGGGCAGCCTCGTCCAGCAGCTCATGCACGAGCTGCTCGCCGATTTCTCGCGCGATCGGCGCGTGGAGATCGAGTCGTTCTTCTCGAGCCTGGGCAAGGATCAGGATCTCGTCGGCCAGATCACGCCCGGCTCGATGGACGTGTTCAACGCGGCCACCCAGGATCGCCCGGGCGTGCGCTACGGCTGCGTCCTCACGCGCGCCCGCCCGCCGGGGCTCCGCTCCGCGATCGGCGCGGGGCTCGACCCCTACGCGCAGACCACGCACGCGGTGTACGTGGCGCTGTACCGGATCGCCTCTCGCACCCCCGCGGAGCGGCAGCCGCGCCTCACGCGCGCGCAGGCCGCCGTGCTGCGGCGCGCGTACGGCTGGCGCACCGACGTGCGCGCGAACGACGGGATGGTCCCGACGCTCAGCCAGCTCTGGGGTGACGTGGTCCACGCGGCGTGGGCGGATCACCTGGACGTGATCGGCCACTTCCACCATCCGACGCGCGTGCCGCCGCACTTCGACTGGCTCACGAGCGGCAGCGGCTTCGACCGCGCGCAGTTCGAGCAGGTCTGGCGCGAGGTGGCGGCGTACGTGGCGGCCGGGGTCAGGTAG